Proteins encoded by one window of Azoarcus sp. PA01:
- the gdhA gene encoding NADP-specific glutamate dehydrogenase yields MRYQSLEEFLSHVEQRNPGQPEFIQAVAEVMESLVPFITEHPRYAEHGLLDRLVEPERAIQFRVSWVDDRGEVQVNRGYRIQHSSAIGPFKGGLRFHPSVNLSVLKFLAFEQTFKNALTTLPMGGGKGGSDFDPKGRSPGEVMRFCQAFITELYRHIGADTDVPAGDIGVGGREVGFMAGMMKKLSNKASCVFTGKGLSFGGSLIRPEATGYGMVYFAEEMLRHAGQTMAGMTVSVSGSGNVAQYGIEKAMALGAKVITASDSSGTVIDEAGFTPEKLAVLMDVKNVHYGRVSEYAERLGLHFEPGKRPWHVPVDVAFPCATQNEVDGDDAAVLVRNGVKCVAEGANMPCNAAAVRVFEKNGVLYAPGKASNAGGVATSGLEMSQNAMRLSWTREEVDARLLEIMQGIHRMCLQYGSKPDGSVNYSDGANVAGFVKVADAMLAQGVI; encoded by the coding sequence ATGCGCTATCAGTCCCTTGAAGAGTTCCTCTCTCACGTAGAACAACGCAATCCCGGTCAGCCCGAGTTCATCCAGGCGGTCGCCGAGGTCATGGAAAGCCTCGTGCCGTTCATCACCGAACATCCGCGCTATGCTGAACACGGCCTGCTCGACCGCCTCGTCGAGCCGGAGCGCGCGATCCAGTTCCGGGTGTCGTGGGTCGACGACCGCGGCGAAGTGCAGGTCAACCGCGGCTACCGCATCCAGCACAGCTCGGCGATCGGGCCTTTCAAGGGCGGACTGCGTTTCCACCCGTCGGTGAACCTGTCGGTGCTGAAGTTCCTCGCGTTCGAGCAGACTTTCAAGAACGCGCTGACGACGCTGCCGATGGGCGGCGGCAAGGGCGGGTCGGATTTCGATCCGAAAGGTCGCAGCCCGGGCGAGGTGATGCGCTTCTGTCAGGCTTTCATCACCGAGCTGTACCGTCATATCGGCGCTGACACGGACGTGCCGGCGGGCGATATCGGGGTCGGCGGGCGCGAGGTCGGCTTCATGGCCGGGATGATGAAGAAGCTGTCGAACAAGGCGAGCTGCGTGTTCACGGGCAAAGGGCTGAGCTTTGGCGGCTCGCTGATCCGTCCGGAGGCAACCGGTTACGGCATGGTGTATTTCGCCGAGGAGATGCTGCGTCACGCGGGGCAGACGATGGCGGGCATGACGGTTTCGGTCTCGGGCTCGGGCAACGTCGCGCAGTACGGCATCGAGAAGGCGATGGCGCTCGGCGCGAAAGTCATCACCGCGTCCGACTCGAGCGGCACGGTCATCGACGAGGCGGGCTTCACGCCCGAAAAGCTCGCGGTGCTGATGGACGTCAAGAACGTGCATTACGGTCGCGTCAGCGAATACGCCGAGCGCCTCGGCCTGCATTTCGAGCCCGGCAAGCGGCCGTGGCACGTCCCGGTCGACGTGGCGTTCCCGTGCGCGACGCAGAACGAGGTCGACGGTGACGACGCCGCGGTGCTCGTGCGCAACGGCGTCAAGTGCGTCGCCGAAGGCGCGAACATGCCGTGCAATGCGGCTGCGGTGCGCGTGTTCGAGAAGAACGGCGTGCTGTATGCGCCGGGCAAGGCGAGCAACGCCGGCGGCGTCGCCACTTCGGGGCTGGAGATGAGCCAGAACGCGATGCGGCTGTCGTGGACCCGCGAAGAGGTCGATGCGCGCCTGCTCGAGATCATGCAGGGGATTCACCGCATGTGCCTGCAGTACGGCAGCAAGCCCGACGGTTCGGTGAATTACTCCGACGGCGCGAACGTTGCCGGCTTCGTCAAGGTCGCCGACGCGATGCTCGCGCAGGGCGTCATCTGA
- a CDS encoding ankyrin repeat domain-containing protein, with product MKRTILAALLAVALGSASVLASSYEDSLNAARLGETRPLVQLLSRGLDPNTVDEQGNTLLILAAREGHADTVAALLEFRPKLGQRNAAGDSALMMAVLKGHDDVVDVLLDAGAPVNHDGWTPLMYAAFEGRVAILERLLAQGADVNALAPNQSNALMLAARNGHIDVVRRLLRTDVDLDQKNDAGFTVDSWAQANGNTDIAELVRTERSRRAKASPGMRRETR from the coding sequence ATGAAGCGAACGATCCTTGCCGCACTGCTTGCCGTCGCGCTCGGCAGCGCATCCGTCCTGGCCAGCAGCTACGAAGATTCGCTGAACGCCGCGCGGCTCGGCGAAACCCGGCCGCTGGTACAGCTGCTCAGCCGCGGGCTCGATCCGAACACCGTCGATGAACAGGGCAATACGCTGTTGATCCTCGCGGCGCGCGAAGGCCACGCGGACACCGTCGCGGCGCTTCTCGAATTCCGGCCGAAGCTCGGCCAACGCAACGCGGCGGGGGATTCGGCGTTGATGATGGCGGTGCTCAAGGGCCATGACGATGTCGTCGATGTGCTCCTCGATGCCGGCGCTCCGGTCAATCATGACGGCTGGACGCCGCTGATGTACGCCGCTTTCGAAGGCCGTGTCGCGATCCTCGAACGCCTGCTCGCGCAAGGCGCGGACGTCAATGCGCTGGCGCCGAACCAATCGAACGCGCTGATGCTCGCGGCGCGCAACGGCCACATCGACGTCGTGCGCCGGCTGCTGCGCACGGACGTCGATCTCGACCAGAAGAACGACGCGGGCTTCACGGTCGACAGCTGGGCGCAGGCCAACGGCAACACCGACATCGCCGAGCTGGTACGAACCGAGCGCAGCAGGCGCGCGAAGGCGTCGCCGGGGATGCGGCGCGAGACCAGGTAG
- a CDS encoding TatD family hydrolase, which produces MFVDSHCHLDFPDLAAREDAVLAAMAANRVGHALCVSVKLEDFPRVLALTERHANLFASAGVHPDNDDVEEPDAARLGTLADHPKVVAIGETGLDYHWQKDAPEWQRARFRTHIRAARACGKPLIIHTRSAAADTLRLMREEDAAGVGGVMHCFTETREVAEAALDLGFYISFSGIVTFRNATDLKAVAQYVPLDRLLIETDAPYLAPVPHRGKTNEPAWVVHVAEEIARLRNEPLERIAAATTENFFRLFRHARRS; this is translated from the coding sequence ATGTTCGTCGATTCACACTGTCATCTCGATTTTCCCGACCTGGCCGCGCGTGAAGACGCCGTGCTCGCGGCAATGGCGGCGAATCGCGTCGGTCACGCGCTGTGCGTCAGCGTGAAGCTCGAAGACTTCCCGCGGGTGCTGGCGCTCACCGAGCGTCATGCGAATCTCTTCGCCTCGGCCGGCGTTCATCCCGACAACGACGACGTCGAGGAGCCCGACGCGGCGCGCCTCGGCACGCTCGCCGATCACCCGAAAGTCGTCGCGATCGGCGAGACGGGCCTCGATTACCACTGGCAGAAAGACGCTCCGGAATGGCAGCGGGCGCGCTTTCGCACCCACATTCGTGCTGCGCGCGCCTGCGGCAAGCCGCTGATCATCCATACTCGCTCCGCCGCGGCCGATACGCTGCGCCTGATGCGTGAAGAAGATGCCGCCGGGGTGGGCGGTGTCATGCACTGCTTCACCGAGACGCGCGAGGTCGCCGAAGCGGCGCTCGACCTCGGCTTCTACATTTCCTTCTCCGGCATCGTCACGTTCAGGAACGCGACCGATCTCAAGGCGGTCGCGCAGTACGTTCCGCTCGATCGCCTGCTGATCGAAACCGATGCGCCGTATCTCGCGCCGGTGCCGCACCGCGGCAAGACGAATGAACCCGCCTGGGTGGTGCATGTCGCCGAAGAGATCGCGCGCCTGCGCAACGAGCCGCTGGAGCGCATCGCTGCGGCGACGACCGAAAATTTCTTCCGCCTGTTCCGCCACGCCCGGAGATCCTGA
- a CDS encoding PilZ domain-containing protein, whose translation MSESKPSAARPSVLSLNINSKSALYAAYMPFLANGGIFVPTPRPHQIGDEVFMLLQLMDDPTKHPVAGTVVWITPPDAQGGRTQGIGVHFSADDSGRALRGRIEQILAGHLGSSRPTHTL comes from the coding sequence ATGAGCGAAAGCAAACCGAGCGCTGCACGTCCGAGCGTGTTGTCGCTGAACATCAACTCGAAATCCGCGCTGTACGCCGCGTATATGCCGTTCCTCGCGAACGGCGGCATTTTCGTGCCGACGCCGCGGCCGCATCAGATCGGCGACGAGGTGTTCATGCTGCTGCAACTGATGGACGATCCGACGAAGCACCCGGTCGCGGGGACCGTCGTATGGATTACGCCGCCTGACGCCCAGGGCGGCCGCACGCAGGGGATCGGCGTGCATTTCAGCGCCGACGATTCGGGACGCGCGCTGCGCGGGCGCATCGAGCAGATCCTCGCCGGACACCTCGGTTCCAGTCGTCCGACCCACACCCTTTGA
- the holB gene encoding DNA polymerase III subunit delta' gives MMHPWLQQTWQRLVALDERLPHALLFVGPAGLGKRDLADALAARLLCATPRADGLACDQCTTCQLRRSGNHPDLFMIVPAADREGGDGDEGREGGERDAGVAKKKSTQIVIEQIRELQQSLSVTGHQSGRRVIVVDPADAMNPYTANALLKLLEEPPAGCLFVLVSSAPRRLLPTIRSRCQQWSFSRPAADVVGQWLGTHDAPAAELLALTGGMPLAAQRLAGQGAGALLGRFVRDVAQLPATDPLQLAGQWETWLKSKEALAAGFGVVQLVEWMQRWVTDLASLRLGGRVRFFPREEGVVRALAQRSTVAAVLNCYNELARIRRVAQHPLNARLMLEDMLLRYVRALAGPSS, from the coding sequence ATGATGCACCCGTGGCTGCAGCAAACCTGGCAGCGGCTCGTCGCGCTCGACGAACGCCTGCCGCACGCGCTGCTGTTCGTCGGCCCGGCGGGACTCGGCAAGCGCGATCTCGCCGACGCATTGGCGGCGCGCCTGTTGTGTGCGACGCCGCGCGCCGACGGCCTCGCGTGCGACCAGTGCACGACCTGTCAGCTGCGCCGCTCGGGCAACCACCCCGACCTCTTCATGATCGTGCCGGCTGCCGACAGGGAAGGCGGCGACGGCGACGAGGGCCGGGAAGGCGGGGAACGCGACGCCGGGGTGGCAAAGAAGAAATCCACGCAGATCGTCATCGAGCAGATCCGCGAGCTGCAGCAGTCGCTTTCGGTGACCGGCCACCAGAGCGGGCGGCGCGTCATCGTCGTCGATCCGGCCGACGCGATGAACCCGTATACCGCGAACGCGCTGCTGAAGCTGCTCGAAGAGCCTCCCGCCGGTTGCCTGTTCGTGCTCGTGTCCTCGGCGCCGCGCCGCCTGCTGCCGACGATCCGCAGCCGCTGCCAGCAGTGGAGCTTTTCGCGGCCCGCCGCGGACGTGGTCGGGCAGTGGCTCGGCACGCACGATGCGCCGGCCGCGGAGCTGCTCGCCCTGACCGGCGGCATGCCGCTGGCCGCGCAGCGCTTGGCCGGACAGGGCGCCGGCGCACTGCTGGGCCGTTTCGTGCGCGACGTGGCGCAATTGCCCGCGACCGATCCGCTCCAGCTCGCCGGTCAGTGGGAAACCTGGCTGAAATCCAAGGAAGCGCTCGCTGCCGGTTTCGGTGTCGTGCAGCTGGTCGAGTGGATGCAGCGCTGGGTGACCGATCTCGCGTCGCTGCGCCTCGGCGGTCGCGTACGGTTTTTTCCCCGCGAGGAAGGCGTCGTGCGCGCGCTGGCGCAGCGCTCGACCGTCGCCGCAGTGTTGAACTGCTACAATGAGCTCGCCCGGATTCGCCGGGTTGCCCAGCATCCGCTGAATGCCCGACTGATGCTCGAAGACATGCTGTTGCGCTATGTACGTGCGCTGGCCGGACCGTCATCATGA
- the mltG gene encoding endolytic transglycosylase MltG, whose amino-acid sequence MKSLLLRLFLVVALGAAAGLSAAWWYVTRPLPLARPVVDFTVQRGFTMREAAAAIADAGVDIDPRVLYWIARLTGKADRILAGSYEVHTGITPWLLILKLSSGDVSQAQLRLVEGWNFSQVRAALEANAELIQDTVGLSEAEILQRVGATESHPEGLFFPDTYLFDKQSSALALLARSYRAMHERLAQVWEARNSDLPLASPYEALILASIVEKETGRAEDRALIASVFINRLRSGMRLQTDPTVIYGQGSAFDGNLRKRDLETDHAYNTYTRSGLPPTPIAMPGLDALIAAVRPATTDYLYFVSRGDGTSEFSTNLNDHNKAVTQYQRRTGS is encoded by the coding sequence ATGAAGTCGCTGCTCCTCCGATTGTTTCTCGTCGTCGCACTCGGCGCTGCAGCGGGTCTCTCCGCTGCGTGGTGGTATGTCACGCGTCCGCTGCCGCTCGCCCGGCCGGTCGTCGACTTCACGGTGCAGCGCGGGTTTACGATGCGCGAAGCGGCTGCGGCGATCGCCGACGCGGGTGTCGATATCGATCCGCGCGTGCTGTACTGGATTGCGCGGCTCACGGGCAAGGCCGACCGCATTCTGGCGGGCAGCTACGAGGTCCACACCGGGATCACGCCGTGGCTGCTGATCCTCAAGCTGTCGAGCGGCGATGTCTCGCAGGCTCAACTGCGCCTCGTCGAGGGGTGGAATTTCAGCCAGGTGCGGGCCGCGCTCGAAGCAAACGCCGAGCTGATCCAGGACACCGTGGGCCTGTCGGAGGCGGAGATCCTGCAGCGCGTCGGTGCGACCGAATCCCACCCCGAAGGGCTGTTCTTTCCCGATACCTATCTTTTCGACAAGCAGTCGAGCGCGCTGGCGCTGCTCGCCCGCTCGTATCGGGCGATGCACGAGCGGCTCGCGCAGGTGTGGGAGGCGCGAAACTCCGATCTGCCGCTCGCGTCGCCGTACGAAGCGCTGATCCTCGCGTCGATCGTCGAGAAGGAAACCGGCCGCGCGGAAGATCGCGCGCTGATCGCGTCGGTGTTCATCAACCGCCTGCGCAGCGGCATGCGTTTGCAGACCGATCCGACGGTGATCTATGGCCAGGGCAGCGCGTTCGACGGGAATCTGCGCAAGCGCGACCTCGAAACCGATCACGCGTACAACACCTATACGCGCAGCGGACTTCCGCCGACCCCGATCGCGATGCCGGGACTCGACGCGCTGATTGCCGCGGTCAGGCCGGCGACGACCGATTATCTTTATTTCGTCTCACGCGGTGACGGCACGAGCGAGTTTTCGACGAATCTGAATGACCATAACAAGGCCGTGACTCAATATCAGCGGAGAACAGGAAGTTGA
- a CDS encoding folate-binding protein YgfZ, whose protein sequence is MNTNSTWTHSTWTDFLIAEGATIESTGIRFDTPDAGLAPAATVVVPLVNLGIIRSRGEDSAPFLHNLFSNDVKNLSADGAQWTSFNSPKGRMLASILLWKEADGHALVTSADLQPALLKKLSMYVLRSKVRLADDGAETALVGVSGGDASQVLARAGLAVPPAAMTQAVTGDTRCIRLDDNNFLVALPVADAPQAFGALLAAGAAKAGSAAWQLAMVRAGVPLITVPTQEEFVAQMLNYEIIGGVSFQKGCYPGQEIVARTQYLGKLKKRMYHVRIADGTEPLPGADVFAPEFGDQSAGKLVNVAPSPEGGFEALAVMQTSCAEAGDVHLGSLAGPRLSFLDLPYALP, encoded by the coding sequence ATGAATACGAATTCGACCTGGACCCATTCGACCTGGACCGATTTTCTCATCGCGGAAGGCGCTACGATCGAAAGCACCGGCATCCGTTTCGATACCCCGGACGCCGGGCTTGCGCCGGCTGCCACTGTCGTCGTGCCGCTCGTCAATCTCGGGATCATCCGCAGTCGCGGCGAAGATTCCGCGCCGTTCCTGCACAACCTGTTCTCGAACGACGTCAAGAACCTCTCGGCCGACGGCGCGCAGTGGACCAGCTTCAACTCGCCGAAAGGCAGGATGCTCGCGAGCATCCTGCTGTGGAAGGAAGCCGACGGTCACGCGCTCGTGACGTCCGCCGACCTCCAGCCGGCGCTGCTGAAGAAGCTGTCGATGTACGTGCTGCGCAGCAAAGTCAGGCTCGCCGATGACGGCGCCGAAACGGCGCTCGTCGGGGTCAGCGGCGGCGACGCGAGCCAGGTGCTTGCGCGCGCCGGGCTCGCCGTGCCGCCCGCGGCGATGACGCAGGCCGTAACGGGGGACACGCGCTGCATCCGCCTCGATGACAACAACTTCCTCGTCGCGCTTCCCGTCGCCGACGCTCCGCAAGCATTTGGCGCACTGCTCGCGGCGGGCGCGGCGAAGGCCGGCAGCGCAGCGTGGCAGCTCGCGATGGTGCGCGCCGGCGTGCCGCTGATCACCGTTCCGACGCAGGAAGAATTCGTCGCGCAGATGCTCAACTATGAAATCATTGGCGGCGTCAGTTTCCAGAAAGGCTGCTACCCCGGCCAGGAGATCGTCGCCCGGACGCAGTACCTCGGGAAGCTCAAGAAGCGCATGTACCACGTTCGGATCGCCGATGGCACGGAGCCGCTGCCGGGCGCCGATGTCTTCGCGCCGGAGTTCGGCGACCAGTCCGCCGGCAAGCTCGTCAACGTCGCGCCCTCCCCCGAAGGCGGGTTCGAGGCGCTCGCGGTCATGCAGACCAGCTGCGCCGAAGCGGGTGACGTGCATCTGGGCAGCCTTGCCGGTCCGCGGCTTTCGTTTCTCGACCTTCCTTACGCGCTGCCCTGA
- a CDS encoding DUF4936 family protein, whose amino-acid sequence MATSETARIHYFIYYRIRAGIDRDDAHANVRAMQAAVAARTMVAGRLMERRGDDATWMEMYESVADPVAFEAALAAEIEAHRLADLIEPGSARHLERFVECA is encoded by the coding sequence ATGGCCACCAGCGAAACCGCGCGCATTCATTACTTCATTTACTACCGCATTCGCGCCGGCATCGACCGCGACGATGCGCATGCGAACGTGCGCGCGATGCAGGCTGCGGTCGCGGCCCGCACGATGGTCGCAGGGCGGCTGATGGAGCGCCGCGGCGACGATGCGACGTGGATGGAGATGTACGAATCCGTTGCCGATCCGGTCGCTTTCGAAGCGGCGCTTGCTGCCGAGATCGAAGCGCATCGGCTCGCCGACCTGATCGAGCCCGGTTCGGCCAGGCACCTCGAACGTTTCGTCGAATGTGCCTGA
- a CDS encoding NRDE family protein: MCLIVVGWQAHPDYPLVVAANRDEFLARPAVPAHWWTDAPDLLAGRDLEGGGTWMGVTRSGRFAALTNYRDPTLHRPGAPSRGVLVRDCLTAAANANANSDADSTLRRIAAVSPDYAAFNLFVSDGRHLGIHESTIGSVRLLETGIYGLSNHLLDTPWPKVRLARERFAAALARLPEDGEDALLPLLRDDAPAPDSHLPETGVSADWERWLSPAFIRAPGYGTRCSTVITMRRDGDVRFVEWTWDDQGELASEVRHRFTTRPPIAR; this comes from the coding sequence ATGTGCCTGATCGTCGTCGGCTGGCAGGCTCACCCCGACTACCCGCTCGTCGTGGCCGCGAACCGCGACGAGTTCCTCGCGCGTCCCGCAGTGCCCGCGCACTGGTGGACCGACGCGCCGGATCTGCTCGCCGGTCGGGACCTCGAAGGCGGCGGGACGTGGATGGGCGTCACGCGCAGCGGACGCTTCGCGGCATTGACGAATTATCGCGACCCGACGCTGCACCGGCCGGGGGCGCCGTCGCGCGGCGTTCTCGTGCGCGACTGCCTCACTGCGGCCGCAAACGCCAATGCCAACTCCGATGCCGACTCGACCCTGCGCCGGATTGCGGCAGTCAGTCCGGACTACGCTGCATTCAACCTGTTCGTCAGCGACGGCCGGCATCTGGGCATTCATGAAAGCACCATCGGCAGCGTACGGCTGCTCGAGACCGGCATCTACGGGCTGTCGAACCATCTTCTCGATACGCCGTGGCCGAAAGTCCGGCTTGCCCGCGAGCGCTTCGCCGCCGCCCTCGCCCGCCTACCCGAAGACGGCGAGGACGCGCTCCTTCCGCTGTTGCGCGATGACGCCCCGGCGCCCGACAGCCACCTGCCGGAAACGGGCGTCAGCGCAGACTGGGAGCGTTGGCTGTCGCCCGCCTTCATCCGCGCGCCGGGTTACGGCACGCGCTGCTCCACCGTGATCACGATGCGGCGCGACGGCGACGTGAGGTTCGTCGAATGGACGTGGGACGACCAGGGCGAACTTGCAAGCGAAGTGCGGCACCGCTTTACCACACGCCCTCCCATCGCACGCTGA
- a CDS encoding L,D-transpeptidase has translation MHIRISIAGQRLFLFGPDEACIRCYPVSTGEKGAGEVRDSGCTPRGLHRIRARIGAHAPICTVFRGRRPTGEIWSPGFAARHPGRDWILSRILWLCGCEPGRNRLGNVDSMRRYIYIHGTPDDQPMGVPRSHGCIRMRNRDVIELFELVPAGTAVEIVE, from the coding sequence GTGCACATCCGGATCAGCATTGCCGGGCAGCGGCTGTTTCTGTTCGGGCCGGACGAAGCCTGCATCCGGTGCTATCCGGTATCGACCGGCGAGAAAGGTGCCGGCGAAGTTCGGGACAGCGGCTGCACGCCGCGCGGCCTGCACCGCATTCGTGCCAGAATCGGCGCCCATGCGCCTATCTGCACGGTATTTCGCGGACGGCGTCCGACCGGCGAAATCTGGTCGCCCGGTTTCGCTGCCCGGCATCCCGGCCGCGACTGGATTTTGTCCCGCATTCTGTGGCTGTGCGGGTGCGAGCCGGGGCGCAATCGGCTCGGCAACGTCGATTCGATGCGCCGTTATATCTACATTCATGGCACGCCGGACGATCAGCCGATGGGCGTGCCGCGGTCGCACGGCTGCATCCGCATGCGCAACCGCGACGTCATCGAGCTGTTCGAGCTCGTCCCGGCCGGCACCGCCGTCGAGATCGTCGAGTAG
- the tadA gene encoding tRNA adenosine(34) deaminase TadA, which yields MSDEDFMRAALEQARRAGACDEVPVGAVVVLDGEIVGRGFNQPIGRHDPTAHAEVMALRDAGERLGNYRFPGCELFVTLEPCAMCSGAIMHARVGRVVFGARDPKTGVAGSVIDLFAERRLNHHAQVAGGVLADECGRLLSGFFAARRGRTLIA from the coding sequence ATGAGTGACGAAGATTTCATGCGTGCGGCGCTGGAGCAGGCGCGAAGGGCGGGAGCGTGCGACGAGGTGCCGGTCGGTGCGGTCGTCGTGCTCGACGGCGAGATCGTCGGCCGCGGCTTCAACCAGCCGATCGGGCGCCACGATCCGACTGCCCACGCCGAAGTGATGGCGTTGCGCGACGCGGGCGAGCGGCTCGGAAATTACCGCTTTCCCGGCTGCGAGCTGTTCGTCACGCTCGAACCGTGCGCGATGTGCAGCGGCGCGATCATGCATGCGCGGGTGGGGCGCGTCGTGTTCGGCGCGCGCGATCCGAAGACGGGGGTCGCCGGCAGCGTGATTGATCTTTTTGCCGAGCGCCGGCTGAATCATCACGCGCAGGTCGCCGGCGGCGTGCTCGCCGACGAATGCGGCCGCCTGCTGTCGGGGTTCTTCGCGGCCCGGCGCGGGCGCACGCTGATCGCGTGA
- a CDS encoding DUF3391 domain-containing protein produces MDQLRVGLYVVLDVSWFEHPFAFSHFKIKTEEQIRTIRSLGLKTVRYNPSLSDISAPLQGAPRQAPPAAAADAKPDLAPALQAKRALMERIKAQREAAARIENAFINSAKAIRDIEKNLLSRPAETVQQATQLVTQIAESILCAPELAIHVMGDKMGGEELYFHSLNVTMLSMMVARDIRLPQAVVSVLGMGALFHDIGRREIPNRILLKNEPLTQAERHLYEMHCQYGVEIGQRLQLAPPVLAIIREHHELFDGTGYPKKLKGEAIGLLSRIVAIANHYDELCNPVDITDAMTPHEALSVMFAKLRNKFDPKLLQIFIRCLGVYPPGTIVQLSNGIIAMVATVNTAAPMKPMIVIYDANIPKDDAILVDLIREPDLNIARAIRPAQVPGEIYNYLSPRKRVSYYFDAGKPGQEAVAT; encoded by the coding sequence ATGGATCAGCTCCGGGTCGGACTGTACGTCGTTCTCGATGTCAGCTGGTTCGAGCATCCTTTTGCGTTCAGCCATTTCAAGATCAAGACCGAGGAGCAGATCAGGACCATCCGCAGCCTCGGCCTGAAGACGGTCCGCTACAACCCGTCCCTCAGCGACATCAGCGCACCGCTCCAGGGCGCTCCGCGACAAGCGCCTCCGGCAGCCGCCGCGGACGCCAAGCCCGATCTGGCCCCCGCGCTCCAGGCCAAGCGCGCGTTGATGGAGCGGATCAAAGCGCAGCGCGAAGCTGCCGCACGCATCGAGAACGCCTTTATCAATTCGGCCAAGGCGATCCGCGACATCGAGAAGAACCTGCTGTCCCGGCCTGCCGAAACCGTGCAGCAGGCGACGCAACTGGTGACGCAGATCGCCGAGTCGATACTTTGCGCGCCGGAACTGGCGATCCACGTGATGGGCGACAAGATGGGCGGCGAGGAGCTTTATTTCCATTCCCTGAACGTCACGATGCTGTCGATGATGGTCGCGCGCGACATCCGCCTGCCGCAGGCGGTCGTCAGCGTGCTGGGCATGGGCGCGCTGTTTCACGATATCGGCCGCAGGGAGATCCCGAACAGGATCCTGCTGAAGAACGAGCCGCTGACCCAGGCCGAACGCCACCTGTATGAAATGCATTGCCAATACGGCGTCGAGATCGGCCAGCGGTTGCAGCTCGCCCCGCCGGTCCTGGCGATCATCCGGGAGCATCACGAGCTGTTCGACGGCACCGGCTACCCGAAAAAACTCAAGGGCGAGGCGATCGGACTGCTGTCACGCATTGTCGCCATCGCGAACCATTACGACGAGCTGTGCAATCCCGTCGATATCACCGATGCGATGACGCCGCACGAGGCGCTGTCGGTGATGTTCGCCAAGCTGCGCAACAAGTTCGATCCGAAGCTGCTGCAGATATTCATCCGTTGCCTCGGCGTCTATCCGCCGGGCACGATCGTGCAGCTGTCCAACGGCATCATCGCGATGGTCGCAACCGTCAATACCGCCGCGCCAATGAAACCGATGATCGTCATCTACGACGCGAACATCCCGAAGGACGACGCGATCCTCGTCGATCTGATACGCGAACCGGATCTGAACATCGCGCGGGCCATCAGGCCTGCGCAGGTCCCCGGCGAAATCTACAACTACCTGAGTCCGCGCAAGCGGGTGAGCTATTACTTCGACGCAGGCAAGCCTGGTCAGGAAGCGGTCGCGACATGA